The following proteins come from a genomic window of Miscanthus floridulus cultivar M001 chromosome 2, ASM1932011v1, whole genome shotgun sequence:
- the LOC136539271 gene encoding uncharacterized protein produces the protein METPLSSRRITRSLAAAASAQKSAAAALDSAALFSRVKKAAAVETQAQTRAALHDISNDSPIVGLAAGGLHATDTTPAKTRRRAPRRTPGSGEALLRGQVKALLHNVEVEQGGGAAALVRPARIQALLGVSRSPAQLLAPTPANTPQIGPVSAPREGLLLLDGAAAVPCVLDEEELLIPKLQVIAASLPPPQPEEKLGECQLNRALVFDDSPEKSDESNGSAVASSVSLQESSTGSYMDKSSPPEDDSSSAWSIQVHASSEKGDEEELGVEELAAAEYTEEEEEEEDWEEDSDDDCYDDLCEEMSRMTMLGEEEKKAGLPQFEGKHTRFIYNSDDEIEREEVADAAEARAELGALMLRALPVPEGRHLRFHDEEDDEHLRFHDEEDDEE, from the exons ATGGAGACGCCGCTGTCCTCCAGGAGGATcacccgctcgctcgccgccgccgcatccGCCC AGaagagcgccgccgccgcgttgGACTCCGCCGCCCTCTTCTCCCGGGTCAAGAAGGCTGCCGCGGTGGAGACCCAGGCCCAGACGCGCGCCGCCCTGCACGACATCAGCAACGACTCCCCCATCGTCGGCCTCGCGGCGGGCGGCCTCCACGCCACCGACACCACCCCCGCCAAGACCCGCCGCAGGGCCCCGCGCCGCACGCCCGGCTCCGGGGAGGCGCTCCTGCGCGGCCAGGTCAAGGCGCTCCTGCACAATGTCGAGGTGGAGCagggcggcggcgccgccgccctAGTCAGGCCCGCGCGCATCCAGGCGCTGCTTGGCGTCTCCAGGTCCCCGGCCCAGCTTCTTGCGCCCACACCGGCCAACACGCCGCAGATCGGCCCCGTCTCCGCGCCCAGGGAAGGCCTCCTCCTGCTTGAtggagccgccgccgttcccTGCGTCCTCGATGAAGAGGAACTGCTGATTCCTAAGCTTCAG GTCATTGCAGCTTCCCTGCCTCCGCCTCAGCCAGAGGAGAAGCTGGGCGAGTGCCAGCTGAACCGTGCGCTGGTGTTCGACGACTCCCCTGAGAAGTCCGACGAGTCCAATGGATCAGCCGTCGCGTCATCCGTTTCCCTCCAGGAGAGCAGCACCGGCAGCTACATGGACAAGTCGTCACCACCTGAGGACGACAGCTCCTCTGCCTGGTCCATTCAGGTCCATGCCAGCTCCGAGAAGGGCGACGAAGAAGAGCTGGGCGTGGAGGAGCTGGCGGCGGCAGAGTACaccgaagaagaggaggaggaggaggactgggAAGAAGACAGCGACGACGACTGCTACGATGATCTGTGCGAGGAGATGAGCAGGATGACCATGTTGGGTGAAGAGGAGAAGAAGGCCGGGCTGCCGCAGTTCGAGGGGAAGCACACCAGGTTCATCTACAACAGTGACGACGAGATCGAGCGCGAGGAGGTGGCGGACGCAGCTGAGGCGAGGGCGGAGCTTGGCGCGTTGATGCTCAGGGCGCTGCCGGTGCCGGAGGGGAGGCACCTGCGCTTCCACGACGAGGAGGATGACGAGCACCTGCGCTTCCACGACGAGGAGGATGACGAGGAATAA